From one Cyanobacterium stanieri PCC 7202 genomic stretch:
- a CDS encoding SSU ribosomal protein S14P (PFAM: Ribosomal protein S14p/S29e~COGs: COG0199 Ribosomal protein S14~InterPro IPR018271:IPR001209~KEGG: cyc:PCC7424_2822 ribosomal protein S14~PFAM: ribosomal protein S14~SPTR: 30S ribosomal protein S14), protein MIAREAKRAKLIAKYADKRAELKEQFKQAQDPLEKLEIHRQLQQLPLNSSPVRQRNRCWVTGRPRGYYRDFGLSRNVLREWAHKGLLPGVVKSSW, encoded by the coding sequence ATGATTGCACGGGAAGCAAAACGTGCAAAATTAATTGCTAAATATGCTGATAAAAGGGCTGAATTAAAAGAGCAATTCAAACAAGCTCAAGATCCCCTAGAAAAATTAGAAATTCACCGTCAATTACAACAACTTCCCCTCAATAGTTCCCCTGTTCGTCAACGTAATCGTTGTTGGGTTACTGGCAGACCTAGAGGTTACTATCGTGACTTTGGTTTATCCCGTAATGTTCTCAGAGAATGGGCACACAAGGGTTTGTTACCTGGGGTTGTTAAATCTAGCTGGTAA